The Streptococcus sanguinis genome contains the following window.
CACGGACTGACCATCCGTCTCTTGCATGAGCTGGAGAATGGTCGACGCCATACGCTCCTGCACCTGATCCTGTGATTCACCGCCATAGGTCACAAAGAAATCTTTATAAGGCAGGGGTGGATTGAGGTCTTCGCTTTCCCCTTCAAAGGTGCCAAAGTTCCACTCCTTGAGCCCCTTGACACGCTTATAAGGAATCTTACCGTCTGTTACCAATTCCAAGGTATCACAAGCCCGCTCTTGAGTTGAGCTATAAGCATCGTCAAAAGTAATTCCGGCATCCTTAAAATATTTCCCTGCCACCTTGGCCTGATAGATGCCAAAATCGGTCAGAGGAGCATCACACCAGCCTTGTACCTTGTGGCGTAGGTTGAAAAGCGTCTGGCCATGCCGCATCAGATAAAGAGTTTTTGCCATCATTCACATCTCCTTTAGATGAGTTCTAACTTTTCAAAGGCCTTGTAGAGACCGTCTTGGCTGACCGAGTCTGTCACCAGATCGGCCATAGCCTTGATTTCCGCTCCGCCATTTCCCATAGCAACTCCGACCTGACAATAGTCCAGCATAGGAATATCAACCTTGGCATCACCGAAAGCCAGAGTATCTGCCCTGTCAGCATGAAGATGCTTCAGAAGAACCTCAATGGCATGCGCCTTGGTAATGTCTTTGACGCCCAAGTCACCAAAGAGAGCATGCTCGCCCTTGCCTCCCCAAGTACCTGCCTTGAGTTCAGGAAAAGCTGCCTTAGAATCCAGATGGTCTTGGTAACTCTTGAGGATAAAGCTGACTTTGTTCAGGTCGTCCCGATAGAGCTCCCCACCATAAACTAGGCCGTGAAGAGCTTCCTCTGCCTCCATATTTACGACTTCTTCAGGTTTAGCACCTTTTCCAAGGACGTAGGTCCGAAGCACTGGTCGCGCTGCTTCGCGGAAGCCTTTGCTTGCAAAGAGACCGTTATTACTCTCTAGGTAAAACTCTAGCCCCCGCTCTTGAAGCCAGTCGACTAGCCTTTTCGCGATTTCTCGCGGAATCAGCTGGTGCAGAACAACCTCCCCTTCATGCTCCACATAGGAGCCGTTGCCACCAATCATACCATCAAAGCCAATATCCCAAATTTCCGACGGCATCTCAGCCTTGCTGCGACCTGTGCAGACATAAACCAAATGGCCCTTTTCCCGTGCCTTGCGAATGGCAACCACAGCAGACTCCGGTATATGATTATCATAGTCGATGATGGTACCATCCACATCCAGAAAGATGATTTTTCTCGTCATAAAACTTCCTCTTCCTCATGTTCTTCCTCGCATTTGCCGAATGCTTTCTACTAATAATCCAATCTGTCAAATGCTTTCTTCATTTTTACAAATTCTCTCACTTTTGGCCAATATTATTTTACGAACTCTCTATCCTATTATATACCTTTTTGAAAGCCTTTTCCTATAGAATTATCAGAGATAATGGTACTATCCTTTTTTCTCAGAGAAAAAAAGAAGAAGGACAGCTTTTAATCAGCTTGTTCCTTCTGATCTTTTTATTTCCCATCTTATCTACTCATCTTCTGCTTCAAATAGCCAGAGTTTGGAATCAAAGTCATAGCTCGGCTTTTGCTCAGAATCCTTTAAAAGCTGACCGCTGGAAGCGTCCGTGGTCACCAGCCCAACTCGCATAAGCTCAGCCCCAGTATAGGCACGCCCCTCTAGCCGATAGACCTTATCCAAAGCCAGTCCTTTCAGTTGCAAGCGCTGATGAGAGCGATTGACTTGATTGAGGACCTTGAAAGTGCCTAAAAGTGCCATGTTCTGATCCTGACTGACAACCATCCAAGCTGTCTGCCCATCTCCCTTAAACGGCGACTGAAGTCGATAAAAAGTTCCATTATGAATCAGCTCTCGATGGCGCTTGTAAAAAGCTATCTGTTCCCTGACTTCAGCCAATTCTTCTGGGCTTAGCTGATTAAGATCCAGCTCATAGCCAAAGGAACCGAAAAAGGCTACATTGCCCCGCGTCTTCAACGGAGTCAGACGATTGGTCTGGTGATTGGGCACGATGGAGACATGGGCTCCCATGGACGAAAGAGGGTAGAGAAGACTGGTTCCATACTGGATTTTCAAACGCTCGATGGCATCCGAGTCATCGCTGGTCCAAGCTTGAGGAGCATAGTAGAGCATACCTGGATCAAAGCGGCCTCCACCTGAAGAGCAGGCCTCAAATAACAAGCTTGGATACCAACTGATTAAACGCTCATATAAATCATAAACACCCAAGACATAGCGGTGAAAAATCTCTCCTTGTTGATCGGCTGGCCAGGCAGCCGAAAAGACATCTGTCAGAGGGCGATTCATATCCCATTTGATATAATCCAGCTGCACTTCCTCGATAACCGCCGACAGACGTTCAAAAATCTCATCCACTACTTCCGGCCGAGAATAGTCCAAAACGAACTGGTTCCGACCATGGTGGGGCTGTCTATCTGGCACTGCAAGCAGCCAGTCAGGATGAGTTCGGTAGAGTTGGCTGTCCTTATTGACCATTTCCGGCTCAAACCAAAGGCCAAACTTCATGCCCAAACCGTGAATTCGCTCTGCTAAAGAGCCTAGCCCCTGCGGCAACCTTTCTGGATTGACAAACCAATCACCCAGCCCAGCGTGATCGTTAGTCCGCTGACCAAACCAGCCGTCATCTAGCACAAAGAGCTCCACCCCTACTTCCTGAGCCTTTTCAGCAAGTTCCAGCAGCTGATTCTCACTAAAGTCAAAATAGGTAGCTTCCCAGTTATTGATGAGAATAGGACGAGCTCGCTCGCGCCAATAGCCTCTGGCTAGACGCTGA
Protein-coding sequences here:
- a CDS encoding alpha-galactosidase, producing the protein MNKASILFKEECRQFHLTNGEISYIFRVSEDGKLLQLYYGAAVPERDYSYLVELQHRPMTTYRKEGDLRYSLEHVRQEFPEYGTTDFRHPAICLRQGNGSRITDFVYVSHQMVDGKPALEGLPATYTETQTEAKTLILTLRDELTEVEVQLFYTIFADWPVIARSSKVINQGRETCYLESLASLSLDLPDADYDWLQLSGAWARERHIKERPLQQGIQSIESTRGISSPHHNPFVALKRSETTEFSGPVLGAALVYSGNFLIQAEVDTYDVTRLQLGINPFGFEWKLAAGKSFTSPEALLVYSEQGINGMSQVFHQLFRQRLARGYWRERARPILINNWEATYFDFSENQLLELAEKAQEVGVELFVLDDGWFGQRTNDHAGLGDWFVNPERLPQGLGSLAERIHGLGMKFGLWFEPEMVNKDSQLYRTHPDWLLAVPDRQPHHGRNQFVLDYSRPEVVDEIFERLSAVIEEVQLDYIKWDMNRPLTDVFSAAWPADQQGEIFHRYVLGVYDLYERLISWYPSLLFEACSSGGGRFDPGMLYYAPQAWTSDDSDAIERLKIQYGTSLLYPLSSMGAHVSIVPNHQTNRLTPLKTRGNVAFFGSFGYELDLNQLSPEELAEVREQIAFYKRHRELIHNGTFYRLQSPFKGDGQTAWMVVSQDQNMALLGTFKVLNQVNRSHQRLQLKGLALDKVYRLEGRAYTGAELMRVGLVTTDASSGQLLKDSEQKPSYDFDSKLWLFEAEDE
- a CDS encoding histidine phosphatase family protein, with the translated sequence MMAKTLYLMRHGQTLFNLRHKVQGWCDAPLTDFGIYQAKVAGKYFKDAGITFDDAYSSTQERACDTLELVTDGKIPYKRVKGLKEWNFGTFEGESEDLNPPLPYKDFFVTYGGESQDQVQERMASTILQLMQETDGQSVLMVSHGGAMANFARAWQKNWRLDDLGHMTNCGILKFTFEQDQFYLEEVIGHDFSSWEEA
- a CDS encoding Cof-type HAD-IIB family hydrolase, translating into MTRKIIFLDVDGTIIDYDNHIPESAVVAIRKAREKGHLVYVCTGRSKAEMPSEIWDIGFDGMIGGNGSYVEHEGEVVLHQLIPREIAKRLVDWLQERGLEFYLESNNGLFASKGFREAARPVLRTYVLGKGAKPEEVVNMEAEEALHGLVYGGELYRDDLNKVSFILKSYQDHLDSKAAFPELKAGTWGGKGEHALFGDLGVKDITKAHAIEVLLKHLHADRADTLAFGDAKVDIPMLDYCQVGVAMGNGGAEIKAMADLVTDSVSQDGLYKAFEKLELI